CAAGTAGAAATCTCGTGTAAGGGAACCAAAACTTTAATAAAACCAGCAAAAACGGCATTGGCCAGGGTTTCGGTCTTAAGAGGGGAGGGTGATCTTGCCGGGGTGCCTTTCATTGACGACTACATTGTCAATACAAAGCATATCGAAGATTATTTGACCAAGTACAGCGGTATAGAGCCCGGCGACTTGGATCCCGACACAAGCTCAAAACCTCTTGTTACCAGGCGGGTCGTATTAAGAAAAATCTGGTTGCTACTGCAATTAGGTTGCATCTTTGTTGGTCATGGTCTGTACAATGACTTCAGGAATATTAATATACATGTGCCCAAGGAACAGACAAGAGATACGGCTTTGTATTACCTTCAAGGCAGGAGGTATTTGTCGCTCAGGTATCTTGCCTATGCATTATTGGACAAAGATATTCAAAAGGGAAATCACGATTCCATAGAGGATGCCTACACGGCATTAGTGCTTTACAGGAAATACCTGGATTTGAGGGAAAAAGGTATTTTCGAAACAGTCTTAAATAGGATATACGAAGAGGGCAGGGCATCTAACTATAGAGTCCCCGGTGACTTACAGTAAAGTATGGGTATGGTTATTATTCGGAATCTATTTCCTGGAATTATATAATAAATAATTATTAGATTATACGCAAAGCACGTTAACCTGTGGCGACAATTGGAACTCATCGGGATGCACAATATGCGAAGTATGAAGCTTCTATACTAAAATTATACATTAGTAAACATTTAATGAAGATCGGCCTCAACATACGGTGCGATTAGCAGAAAGCTCTCACGTGGCCACAACCCCGAGAGAATTGAAGCGGTATTTCATCTTACTACGTTATATGCCAGAGGAGATCGTTCACAGCCGTTGCTGGTTCAACGCTGTCTCCATTCTTCTATTAAAGGCTCGCGTAGTCGGCTGAAGCGAATTTATCAGACGTTGATTATGGTGTGGAGTCGGACCGGTAGTTCGGGACCTtggagcagctgcaacTTTCGGATTTTGCTGCAGATAAGGCCCTTTTTGGCTGAGAGGGTTACTGTCCTTGTTGAATTCCGTAGTCCCCTCATTCCACAGAGAAGTAAGAATCTGCCGGATTTCCATATCCCGATTGCGAATATCGGGATGCAATTCTCCAAATGTTTTCATATTTCTTTGGTAGCTACCAAAGAGTGACCCGTTGGATGCGTCATACATTGGAGAAGAGGACTTGTTATGTTTCTTGACGTCAATCTTGTGCTGCGTAACTACCCTTGTCATAGCATCGTTCAGAGGGTTACCAAAGCGCCGAACGCTCATATATTCTCGGGAGATCCTTTCAAATTCTCTGCGAACCTCCACGTTGGACGCCAGGAAAAGAGCGTCCGACCCCGTCGCCGACTGTGCAGATACATCCAGGAAAGACGATTCACGCTGTAGCCACAGCTTCTGCTGTGTTCTTGACTCGTTATTTTGGTCGTTTGACTGGAGGAATTGCGAAAAATGGTTTAGCGGCACCTGCGTGCCAGACCGTTGCTGGCCCTGACCCAACCCGTGTTCTCCGAGGAATGATGCCTGCTGGCCGCGAAGCAGCGCATTCTGCGATGTGCGCAGCGCCATTAGATTATTCGTGCGGTTTCCAGACCTCGAATTTGGCGCCCTGCCTTGTAAATGACTGGTCAAGCTGGAGATTGACGTGGAGAAGTCTTTGGACGGCTTTTCCTCGGCCTTCAGCTCTCCAGACTTCAGCGAGCTTGCAAGGTCGTTGTTGATGTAGTTAAACCTATTATGGTTTGCATGCTGCGTGTCGTAAGCACTGTTGTCTATCATTGCGGCGTGGCTGGCCACGGAATTCTGCCGCGACAATGTCTGGTTAAAATGCCGCTCAACCCCGGTCGACTGCGACAGGATCATATCGGGCGCATAGTGGTCGCTATCCTTATCTGGATCGCCATGCACATTCCCTTCCTGTGCCTCTACAGCCGACTTGCCTGCCTTCCCACCATCGCCAGGTTGTTCTGCAACCTCTGCAGCCCGCGCGCCGTCGGCCTCGGGCGTTCGTTCGGGTCGCCCTGTCCGGTCCGCTTGCTCTGGGCCCTCTGCCCGCCTCGGCGTGGACGGGTACTCCGTTCTGCCCTCGGCCGCCGTCGCGCCCTGTCGCTGGAGACTGTGCGCAGACTCCGCAATGGTCTCCCCCGCGTGCAGCGCCTTGCTCACCTCGCAGTCCCCGTAACCAGCACCATAGTCCTTGCTGTGCTCTATCCGGTCCTCGTCGTTGCTGTCAAGCTGCTTGTTCCGCAGGCTCGACGGCGCCTTGTAGCTCAGCTGCATGCGTCCCAGGCCCTGCGTACTGCCGCCCGCCCCCGCCGGCAGCGCTGGAagcgccggcagcgccggcagcgccggcagcgccggcgccgcccgcgccgcgccgccctccGCCTCGTCGCCCTCCGCCTCGTCGCCCGCGCCCCACCGCCCGCCGTCCCGCAGGTCCTCCCCGCTGAAGTAGTCCAcctcctcgtccgcgctggacccgccctgctcgtgcagctgcagcaccagccgcccgtgcgcgccccgccccgcgcgcccgTCCGCGCCCGTCTCCGTCCGCCCCAACGCCGTCATGCTCAGCATGCTCAGCGCCTTGCGCTTACTCAGCGAGTCGTAGCTGCGCGTCCGCTTCATGCTGCCGTTGCTGGGCTCCCCATCGCCCCTGCTGTACGTCCCGTCGTGGCTCGACGTCCGGTGCAGACTCACCAGGCCCTTGAAGTTTGCGTTGCTCTTGCTCCGCGACCGCGTGGAGAACTGCTTCAGCTTCTTGCCGCGCGTCTTGCCGCCTCCATGGCCCGCGGCCCCGCCGTGCCCGCCGTGCCCGCCCATATCGGCCTCGCTTCTGAACGACCGTCCTCTGCACGCGCCCGATGACATTGTCCCACCTTCTATCAATCTTATTTCCGCGCCTCGCCTATTCCTCGACGCCTCTGATACGTGGCCTACCTCTGCTACGCCTCTGATATCGCGCTTGTTCAACGGTTAATCGTTTTTCCGCTATTAGAAGCCTTATGTCACCTACACGGGCACCGCCTTATTGGATAACAGCTGCGATAGGTAACCGTACCGCGTTACGGCGCTTCTTTACTGTCTATAGTATACATTCCTCCTGCCCAAGCGATGCAAGTAGCTCGATTGTGCTGGCGCTCCCGGGTCTACCACGGAAAGGGGACGGCGAGCCAGATGACAGGGAATAGTTAGCGAAAAGGCTGAATAGTTACTGCCACATGCAGCAACGGGCAGCGTAGAGAAGGCGTGTGCGCAGGGGGCAAGCAAGCAATGGACCTATTCAAAGTCGCAGACTTCTACCTGGAGCGGGTGGTGAACTGGCAGAACCGGGCAACGCTGAGCGTGGTGGAGCAATCGCGGgtgcggctgctgctgctggacaAGCACACGACGGCGGTGATCTCGGTGGTAACGACGCAGtcggagctgctggcgcgggAGATCTACATGATCGACCGGCTGGAGAACGCGGAGCGGGACGTGATGCGCAACCTGGGGTGCGTGTGCTTCGTGAAGCCGACGGAGGAGACGATCGAGTGGCTGCTGcgggagctggaggagccGCGGTACGGGAAGTACCAGATCTTCTTCAGCAACACAGTGTCAAAAACGCAACTGGAGCGGCTGGCGGAGCGGGACGACCTGGAGGTGGTGGCGCGGGTGGAGGAGGTGTTTCTGGACTACGGCGTGGTGAACGCGGACCTGTTTgtgctggagcaggcgacgccgcagctgctggcgggGCCGGGGACGTGGCGGCCGGCGGGGCTGGATGAGGTGAGGCGGAGCGTGCTGGcggtgctgctgtcgctgaAGCTGAACCCGCGCGTAGTGTTCGAGGCGGGCAGCGAGCTGTGCGCGCGGTTGGCGCGGGAGCTGCAGCACGAGATTGACAAGAACGCGAAGACGCTGTTCGATTTTCCAGCGCTCGACACGGCGCctgtgctgctgctgctggaccGGCGGCACGACCCACTGACGCCGTTGCTGCAGCCGTGGACGTACCAGTCCATGATACACGAGTACATCGGCATCCACGGCAACCTAGTCGACTTGAGCGGCGTagcggagctggacgaggaGCTGAAGCAGGTGGTCCTGTCGCCGAAACAGGACCAGTTCTTCCGCGAGACGATGTATCTGAACTTCGGCGATCTCGGCGACCGCGTCAAGCAGTACGTTGCGCAGTACAAGTCCAAGACCAAGTCGAACAGCCAGATAAACACGATCGAGGACATCAAGCACTTCATTGAGAAGTACCCGGAGTTCAAGAAGCTGTCGAGCAATGTGTCGAAGCACATGGCTATTGTGGCCGAGCTTGaccaccagctgcagaagagCGACATCTGGCAGCTCAGTGAGATCGAGCAGAACATGTCTGTCCACGAGGACGACAACAATGACTACCATGAGATGCTCAAGCTTCTACAGAGCCCGACGCTGGATTCGTACTACAAGCTGAAGCTGGCCTGTATCTACTCGCTCAAGCCGAACCCCGTGGCTCAgaagctgcagcaggtagCAAAGCTGCTGTCCGTGTCCTGTTCCCCGCGGGAGATGGCAATATTCCACAAGTTCAGGGAGCAGTTTGGAGCTCATGTTTCCCAGGTCAGAAAGAGCCCCGAGAACGACCTGATC
This is a stretch of genomic DNA from Eremothecium gossypii ATCC 10895 chromosome VI, complete sequence. It encodes these proteins:
- the VPS45 gene encoding Vps45p (Syntenic homolog of Saccharomyces cerevisiae YGL095C (VPS45)), whose product is MDLFKVADFYLERVVNWQNRATLSVVEQSRVRLLLLDKHTTAVISVVTTQSELLAREIYMIDRLENAERDVMRNLGCVCFVKPTEETIEWLLRELEEPRYGKYQIFFSNTVSKTQLERLAERDDLEVVARVEEVFLDYGVVNADLFVLEQATPQLLAGPGTWRPAGLDEVRRSVLAVLLSLKLNPRVVFEAGSELCARLARELQHEIDKNAKTLFDFPALDTAPVLLLLDRRHDPLTPLLQPWTYQSMIHEYIGIHGNLVDLSGVAELDEELKQVVLSPKQDQFFRETMYLNFGDLGDRVKQYVAQYKSKTKSNSQINTIEDIKHFIEKYPEFKKLSSNVSKHMAIVAELDHQLQKSDIWQLSEIEQNMSVHEDDNNDYHEMLKLLQSPTLDSYYKLKLACIYSLKPNPVAQKLQQVAKLLSVSCSPREMAIFHKFREQFGAHVSQVRKSPENDLISGLSKKFNKLNHNSADNVYMQHKPKLGAILADLAKGRLSQDIFSSTSGALPTNKPVQDVVLFIVGGVTLDEARLVHQFNESSRRQEGSLRVVLGGNTLLRTRDFIDEFEQLYCSAGKETGLGDLL
- the TCO89 gene encoding Tco89p (Syntenic homolog of Saccharomyces cerevisiae YPL180W (TCO89)), with product MSSGACRGRSFRSEADMGGHGGHGGAAGHGGGKTRGKKLKQFSTRSRSKSNANFKGLVSLHRTSSHDGTYSRGDGEPSNGSMKRTRSYDSLSKRKALSMLSMTALGRTETGADGRAGRGAHGRLVLQLHEQGGSSADEEVDYFSGEDLRDGGRWGAGDEAEGDEAEGGAARAAPALPALPALPALPALPAGAGGSTQGLGRMQLSYKAPSSLRNKQLDSNDEDRIEHSKDYGAGYGDCEVSKALHAGETIAESAHSLQRQGATAAEGRTEYPSTPRRAEGPEQADRTGRPERTPEADGARAAEVAEQPGDGGKAGKSAVEAQEGNVHGDPDKDSDHYAPDMILSQSTGVERHFNQTLSRQNSVASHAAMIDNSAYDTQHANHNRFNYINNDLASSLKSGELKAEEKPSKDFSTSISSLTSHLQGRAPNSRSGNRTNNLMALRTSQNALLRGQQASFLGEHGLGQGQQRSGTQVPLNHFSQFLQSNDQNNESRTQQKLWLQRESSFLDVSAQSATGSDALFLASNVEVRREFERISREYMSVRRFGNPLNDAMTRVVTQHKIDVKKHNKSSSPMYDASNGSLFGSYQRNMKTFGELHPDIRNRDMEIRQILTSLWNEGTTEFNKDSNPLSQKGPYLQQNPKVAAAPRSRTTGPTPHHNQRLINSLQPTTRAFNRRMETALNQQRL